In one Sebastes umbrosus isolate fSebUmb1 chromosome 13, fSebUmb1.pri, whole genome shotgun sequence genomic region, the following are encoded:
- the LOC119500476 gene encoding high-affinity choline transporter 1-like isoform X1 yields MAIHAEGLVAIVIFYLLILTVGIWAAWKNKNSGVTEGGDRSESIMVGGRDIGLFVGGFTMTATWVGGGYINGTAEYVYLPDFGLAWAQAPFGYALSLVVGGLFFAKPMRSRGYVTMLDPFQQLYGKRMGGLLFIPALMGEIFWSAAILSALGATLSVIVDININMSVVISALIAIFYTLVGGLYSVAYTDVVQLFCIFLGLWISVPFALSNPAVADISITAKEEIYQSPWLGRIEPEDKWLWADNFCLLILGGIPWQVYFQRVLSASSATYAQVLSFLAAFGCLVMAIPSVLIGAIGASTDWNQTTYGSLPPKDRDQSDMILPIVLQHLCPSYVSFFGLGAVSAAVMSSADSSILSASSMFARNIYQLAFRQSASDNEIVWVMRCTIFVFGALATAMALLTGSVYGLWYLSSDLVYVIIFPQLLSVLFVKGTNTYGSVAAYIFGLLLRIGGGEPYLKLPPFIYYPGWVHQERIHHVTGDVEHFIQQRFPFKTVSMLASFLANVGFSYLTKYLFESGTWSHKYDFLDAVVSKHSKEIMDKATLVSNQDNIILSEMAPVKQALGGSLAGTFINTEVLSDDEASSPEAFHNDN; encoded by the exons ATGGCCATCCACGCTGAAGGTCTGGTGGCCATCGTGATCTTCTACCTCCTGATCCTGACTGTGGGGATCTGGGCCGCCTGGAAGAACAAGAACTCCGGGGTGACAGAGGGAGGAGACCGGAGTGAGAGCATCATGGTCGGTGGAAGAGACATCGGACTGTTCGTTGGTGGATTCACAATGACCG CCACTTGGGTGGGTGGGGGATACATCAATGGGACAGCAGAGTATGTCTACCTGCCAGACTTCGGCCTGGCCTGGGCACAGGCACCCTTTGGTTACGCTCTCAGCCTGGTAGTAG GTGGCCTTTTCTTTGCCAAGCCCATGCGTTCCCGTGGATACGTCACCATGCTGGATCCCTTCCAGCAGCTGTATGGAAAAAGGATGGGCGGCCTGCTCTTCATCCCCGCACTCATGGGGGAAATCTTCTGGTCTGCAGCCATTTTATCTGCCCTGG GTGCCACTCTGAGTGTGATCGTGGACATAAACATCAACATGTCGGTGGTGATCTCCGCCCTCATAGCTATCTTCTACACACTCGTTGGAGGACTCTACTCTGTTGCATACACAGATGTGGTCCAGCTCTTCTGCATCTTTTTGGGCTTG TGGATCAGCGTACCTTTTGCCCTGTCCAATCCTGCCGTGGCGGACATCAGTATTACAGCCAAGGAAGAAATCTACCAATCACCCTGGCTGGGGAGGATTGAGCCTGAAGACAAATGGCTCTGGGCGGACAACTTCTGTTTGTtg ATCTTGGGTGGAATTCCCTGGCAGGTCTATTTTCAACGGGTTCTTTCTGCCTCTTCAGCTACCTACGCCCAGGTCCTCTCCTTCCTCGCCGCCTTCGGCTGTTTGGTCATGGCCATCCCTTCTGTCCTCATAGGAGCTATAGGGGCCTCCACTg ACTGGAATCAGACTACTTATGGGTCGCTTCCTCCGAAGGACAGGGATCAATCAGACATGATCCTTCCCATAGTGCTTCAGCACCTCTGCCCGTCCTACGTCTCCTTCTTTGGTCTGGGGGCGGTGTCGGCTGCCGTCATGTCATCAGCAGACTCATCCATTCTCTCGGCCAGCTCCATGTTTGCCAGGAACATCTATCAGCTCGCCTTTCGGCAGTCG gCCTCTGATAATGAGATTGTTTGGGTGATGCGCTGCACtatctttgtattcggggctctcGCCACTGCTATGGCGTTGTTAACAGGATCCGTGTATGGCCTGTGGTACCTGAGCTCCGACTTGGTCTACGTCATCATCTTTCCCCAACTTCTCAGTGTGTTATTCGTCAAGGGCACCAACACCTATGGCTCTGTGGCTGCCTATATCTTTGGGCTTTTGCTGCGCATTGGTGGAGGGGAGCCCTACCTCAAACTCCCTCCCTTCATCTACTACCCCGGCTGGGTGCACCAGGAGAGGATCCACCACGTCACTGGGGATGTAGAGCACTTTATCCAGCAGAGGTTCCCATTCAAGACTGTGTCCATGCTGGCGTCCTTCTTGGCAAACGTGGGCTTTTCTTACCTGACAAAGTACCTATTTGAAAGCGGTACGTGGTCACACAAGTACGACTTCCTGGACGCCGTGGTGTCCAAGCATAGCAAGGAGATCATGGACAAGGCCACGCTGGTGAGCAATCAAGATAACATCATTCTGTCAGAGATGGCGCCCGTCAAGCAGGCCCTGGGCGGGTCACTCGCTGGGACATTCATCAACACTGAGGTCCTCAGTGACGATGAGGCGTCCAGTCCAGAGGCTTTTCACAATGACAACTAG
- the LOC119500476 gene encoding high-affinity choline transporter 1-like isoform X2, giving the protein MQQCNSDVSGWRSSLSPAKLDQPVLITNGSFGGLFFAKPMRSRGYVTMLDPFQQLYGKRMGGLLFIPALMGEIFWSAAILSALGATLSVIVDININMSVVISALIAIFYTLVGGLYSVAYTDVVQLFCIFLGLWISVPFALSNPAVADISITAKEEIYQSPWLGRIEPEDKWLWADNFCLLILGGIPWQVYFQRVLSASSATYAQVLSFLAAFGCLVMAIPSVLIGAIGASTDWNQTTYGSLPPKDRDQSDMILPIVLQHLCPSYVSFFGLGAVSAAVMSSADSSILSASSMFARNIYQLAFRQSASDNEIVWVMRCTIFVFGALATAMALLTGSVYGLWYLSSDLVYVIIFPQLLSVLFVKGTNTYGSVAAYIFGLLLRIGGGEPYLKLPPFIYYPGWVHQERIHHVTGDVEHFIQQRFPFKTVSMLASFLANVGFSYLTKYLFESGTWSHKYDFLDAVVSKHSKEIMDKATLVSNQDNIILSEMAPVKQALGGSLAGTFINTEVLSDDEASSPEAFHNDN; this is encoded by the exons ATGCAACAGTGCAACAGCGACGTCTCTGGTTGGCGGAGCTCGCTGTCACCCGCGAAACTGGACCAACCGGTTCTGATAACTAACGGCTCGTTTG GTGGCCTTTTCTTTGCCAAGCCCATGCGTTCCCGTGGATACGTCACCATGCTGGATCCCTTCCAGCAGCTGTATGGAAAAAGGATGGGCGGCCTGCTCTTCATCCCCGCACTCATGGGGGAAATCTTCTGGTCTGCAGCCATTTTATCTGCCCTGG GTGCCACTCTGAGTGTGATCGTGGACATAAACATCAACATGTCGGTGGTGATCTCCGCCCTCATAGCTATCTTCTACACACTCGTTGGAGGACTCTACTCTGTTGCATACACAGATGTGGTCCAGCTCTTCTGCATCTTTTTGGGCTTG TGGATCAGCGTACCTTTTGCCCTGTCCAATCCTGCCGTGGCGGACATCAGTATTACAGCCAAGGAAGAAATCTACCAATCACCCTGGCTGGGGAGGATTGAGCCTGAAGACAAATGGCTCTGGGCGGACAACTTCTGTTTGTtg ATCTTGGGTGGAATTCCCTGGCAGGTCTATTTTCAACGGGTTCTTTCTGCCTCTTCAGCTACCTACGCCCAGGTCCTCTCCTTCCTCGCCGCCTTCGGCTGTTTGGTCATGGCCATCCCTTCTGTCCTCATAGGAGCTATAGGGGCCTCCACTg ACTGGAATCAGACTACTTATGGGTCGCTTCCTCCGAAGGACAGGGATCAATCAGACATGATCCTTCCCATAGTGCTTCAGCACCTCTGCCCGTCCTACGTCTCCTTCTTTGGTCTGGGGGCGGTGTCGGCTGCCGTCATGTCATCAGCAGACTCATCCATTCTCTCGGCCAGCTCCATGTTTGCCAGGAACATCTATCAGCTCGCCTTTCGGCAGTCG gCCTCTGATAATGAGATTGTTTGGGTGATGCGCTGCACtatctttgtattcggggctctcGCCACTGCTATGGCGTTGTTAACAGGATCCGTGTATGGCCTGTGGTACCTGAGCTCCGACTTGGTCTACGTCATCATCTTTCCCCAACTTCTCAGTGTGTTATTCGTCAAGGGCACCAACACCTATGGCTCTGTGGCTGCCTATATCTTTGGGCTTTTGCTGCGCATTGGTGGAGGGGAGCCCTACCTCAAACTCCCTCCCTTCATCTACTACCCCGGCTGGGTGCACCAGGAGAGGATCCACCACGTCACTGGGGATGTAGAGCACTTTATCCAGCAGAGGTTCCCATTCAAGACTGTGTCCATGCTGGCGTCCTTCTTGGCAAACGTGGGCTTTTCTTACCTGACAAAGTACCTATTTGAAAGCGGTACGTGGTCACACAAGTACGACTTCCTGGACGCCGTGGTGTCCAAGCATAGCAAGGAGATCATGGACAAGGCCACGCTGGTGAGCAATCAAGATAACATCATTCTGTCAGAGATGGCGCCCGTCAAGCAGGCCCTGGGCGGGTCACTCGCTGGGACATTCATCAACACTGAGGTCCTCAGTGACGATGAGGCGTCCAGTCCAGAGGCTTTTCACAATGACAACTAG